Proteins encoded in a region of the Salminus brasiliensis chromosome 2, fSalBra1.hap2, whole genome shotgun sequence genome:
- the LOC140550167 gene encoding suppressor APC domain-containing protein 1: protein MACDGSYTVVIVPLQNSLYSLDALRFFHWLKRLRALEREKDSLWMGLQVLEQTRLWYQHQLETVSDRHTRIGTRDQDEEEGWSRALRSRVQRVNGSLGSLLNDAGVWSSFAPDERGGSDWDLRWNNATLTQEVSKRNRQISLLELQKESLTPDPCDMYYV from the exons ATGGCGTGTGATGGCTCCTACACTGTGGTTATCGTCCCCCTACAGAACAGTCTGTACAGCCTGGACGCGCTGCGGTTCTTCCATTGG CTAAAGCGACTGAGGGCTCTGGAGCGGGAGAAGGACAGCCTATGGATGGGCCTGCAGGTTCTGGAACAGACTCGGCTCTGGTATCAGCATCAGCTGGAGACCGTCTCAGACAGGCATACCAGGATTGGCACAAGAGACCAAGATGAGGAG GAGGGCTGGTCGCGTGCTCTTCGTTCCCGGGTGCAGCGTGTGAATGGCAGTCTGGGCAGTCTGCTGAATGATGCGGGTGTGTGGAGTAGTTTTGCTCCTGATGAGAGAGGGGGCTCAGACTGGGATCTCCGCTGGAACAATGCCACACTCACACAG GAGGTGAGCAAAAGGAATCGTCAGATCTCGCTGTTGGAGCTTCAGAAAGAGAGTCTTACTCCAGATCCCTGTGACATGTACTATGTCTGA